A single region of the Methyloceanibacter stevinii genome encodes:
- the atpD gene encoding F0F1 ATP synthase subunit beta, with product MANKPVVAETKKQEKRIAEGKGPKGHIRQVTGAVVDVQFDEHLPEILNALETENQGNRLVLEVAQHLGENTVRTIAMDATEGLVRGQQVVDTGEPIAVPVGAKTLGRIMNVIGEPVDELGPIETSDSRPIHAQAPSYVDQATESEILVTGIKVVDLLAPYAKGGKIGLFGGAGVGKTVLIMELINNVAKAHGGYSVFAGVGERTREGNDLYHEMIESATRIQKEGSIEGSKCALVYGQMNEPPGARARVALSGLTVAESFRDEGQDVLFFVDNIFRFTQAGSEVSALLGRIPSAVGYQPTLATDMGALQERITTTQKGSITSVQAIYVPADDLTDPAPATSFAHLDATTVLSRTIAEKGIYPAVDPLDSTSRMLDPRILGEEHYAVARRVQEILQRYKALQDIIAILGMDELSEEDKLTVARARKIERFLSQPFHVAEVFTGSPGVLVDLKDTIAGFKGLCEGDYDHLPEAAFYMVGTIEEAVARAEKLAAEAA from the coding sequence ATGGCAAACAAACCCGTGGTGGCAGAGACCAAGAAGCAAGAGAAGCGCATCGCCGAAGGCAAGGGGCCCAAGGGTCATATCCGCCAGGTGACCGGCGCTGTCGTCGACGTGCAGTTCGACGAGCACCTGCCCGAAATTCTGAACGCGCTCGAGACCGAGAACCAGGGCAACCGCCTCGTTCTCGAAGTGGCGCAGCATCTTGGCGAGAACACCGTTCGCACCATCGCCATGGACGCGACCGAAGGTCTCGTCCGCGGCCAGCAGGTGGTAGACACGGGCGAGCCGATCGCCGTTCCGGTGGGCGCGAAAACGCTCGGCCGCATCATGAACGTCATCGGCGAGCCGGTGGACGAGTTGGGGCCCATCGAGACCTCTGACAGCCGGCCGATCCACGCGCAGGCGCCGTCCTATGTGGACCAGGCGACGGAATCGGAAATTCTCGTCACGGGCATCAAGGTCGTCGACCTGCTCGCGCCGTACGCCAAGGGTGGCAAGATCGGCCTGTTCGGCGGCGCCGGCGTGGGCAAGACCGTGCTCATCATGGAGCTGATCAACAACGTCGCGAAGGCCCACGGCGGCTACTCCGTGTTCGCCGGCGTCGGCGAGCGCACGCGCGAGGGCAACGACCTCTATCACGAGATGATCGAGTCCGCGACAAGGATCCAAAAGGAAGGCTCGATCGAGGGTTCCAAATGCGCCCTCGTGTACGGCCAGATGAACGAGCCTCCGGGAGCCCGTGCTCGTGTGGCCCTGTCGGGCCTGACGGTCGCCGAGTCGTTCCGCGACGAAGGCCAGGACGTGCTGTTCTTCGTGGACAACATCTTCCGCTTCACGCAGGCGGGTTCGGAAGTGTCCGCCCTCTTGGGCCGCATTCCCTCGGCCGTGGGCTATCAGCCGACGCTGGCCACGGACATGGGCGCCCTGCAGGAGCGCATCACCACCACTCAGAAGGGTTCGATCACCTCGGTGCAGGCCATTTACGTGCCGGCCGACGACTTGACCGACCCGGCGCCGGCGACCTCGTTCGCCCATCTGGACGCCACCACCGTGCTGTCGCGCACCATCGCCGAGAAGGGCATCTATCCGGCCGTGGACCCGCTCGACTCCACCTCGCGCATGCTCGACCCGCGTATCCTCGGTGAGGAGCACTACGCGGTGGCCCGCCGGGTGCAGGAGATCCTGCAGCGCTACAAGGCTCTCCAGGACATCATCGCCATTCTCGGCATGGACGAGCTTTCCGAAGAGGACAAGCTCACGGTGGCCCGCGCCCGTAAGATCGAGCGCTTCCTGTCGCAGCCCTTCCACGTGGCCGAGGTCTTCACCGGTTCGCCGGGCGTCCTCGTCGACCTCAAGGACACCATCGCCGGCTTCAAGGGCCTGTGCGAGGGCGACTACGATCACCTGCCTGAAGCGGCGTTCTACATGGTCGGCACCATCGAGGAAGCCGTCGCCAGGGCCGAGAAGCTTGCAGCCGAGGCCGCTTAA
- a CDS encoding RNA pyrophosphohydrolase has translation MTDPTSLPYRPCAGVMLLNAEGHVFVGRRPDRGKAASEGRGKWWQMPQGGIDKGEAPEEAARRELWEETGVRKAVFLAQTEDWLVYDLPSELVGVAWKGKYRGQRQMWFAARFEGTESDIDLKPRPDHKAEFDAWRWVPMDELPSLVVPFKQDVYAAVIDAFSHLVIK, from the coding sequence ATGACCGATCCGACCAGTCTTCCCTACCGGCCGTGCGCGGGCGTGATGCTGTTGAACGCCGAGGGACACGTCTTCGTGGGCCGGCGCCCGGACCGTGGCAAGGCAGCGTCCGAGGGGCGCGGAAAATGGTGGCAGATGCCGCAAGGGGGCATCGACAAGGGCGAGGCGCCCGAGGAGGCCGCCCGGCGTGAGCTGTGGGAAGAGACCGGTGTCCGCAAAGCCGTGTTTCTGGCTCAAACCGAGGATTGGCTCGTCTACGATCTGCCGTCGGAGCTGGTGGGCGTCGCCTGGAAGGGCAAGTACCGCGGACAGAGGCAGATGTGGTTCGCGGCGCGCTTCGAGGGAACCGAGAGCGATATCGATTTGAAACCGCGGCCGGACCACAAGGCGGAGTTCGACGCGTGGCGCTGGGTGCCCATGGACGAATTGCCGTCATTGGTGGTGCCGTTCAAGCAGGACGTTTACGCCGCCGTCATCGACGCGTTTTCCCATCTCGTCATCAAATAG
- a CDS encoding F0F1 ATP synthase subunit delta, with the protein MASEDHTVSGVAGRYATALFELAVEEKALEKIESDLNRFGEALDASEDLARLVNSPMFSSEEQGRALEAVLEKVEIDGLTKNFLLLVSKNRRLFAVPGMIGAFRALLADHRGEISATVASAAALNDTQITALKQALKAALGKDVMLEQRVDPSLLGGLMVKVGSRMIDTSLQTKLTRLKHAMKEVG; encoded by the coding sequence TTGGCATCTGAGGATCATACCGTATCGGGCGTTGCAGGCCGCTATGCCACGGCGCTATTCGAGCTGGCGGTCGAAGAGAAGGCTCTCGAGAAAATCGAGAGCGATCTCAACCGTTTCGGCGAAGCCCTCGATGCCTCCGAAGACCTCGCCCGGCTCGTCAACAGCCCCATGTTCTCCTCCGAGGAGCAAGGCCGGGCCCTCGAAGCCGTCCTCGAGAAAGTCGAAATCGACGGCCTCACCAAGAATTTTCTGCTGCTGGTCTCCAAGAACCGCCGGCTTTTTGCCGTGCCGGGCATGATCGGCGCCTTCCGCGCGCTCCTCGCCGACCATCGCGGCGAAATCAGCGCGACGGTGGCCTCCGCCGCAGCACTCAACGACACACAGATTACAGCCCTGAAGCAGGCCCTGAAGGCCGCCCTCGGCAAGGACGTCATGCTCGAGCAGCGTGTCGATCCGAGCCTGCTCGGCGGTCTCATGGTGAAGGTCGGCAGCCGCATGATCGACACCTCGCTTCAAACAAAACTCACTCGTCTCAAGCACGCCATGAAAGAGGTTGGCTAA
- a CDS encoding HlyD family secretion protein has product MRRTALIILAVVAVAIGGLFLLTRSGGDQGLVPGYLEADLVLVGSEKSGRIESLEVKEGDTVAKGDLVFTLESSEQKAELATRKARLAEAEARLGDAKAELQRPREIEVLESALVRAKAMQTKSQLNLDRIQQLYEKGWVSKAQLDDAVAQHDSNHAAVEEAERRIEAAHLPGRSGVIEAANAAVAEARSALDETEKSIAKRKVFAPAAGSIEEVYFRPGEVVNAGQAVVSLLPPGNLKVRFFVSEADRAGLRIGETVGVSCDGCPSGLTATIRFISRDAEFTPPVIFSREQRKKLVFLVEAWPDEKTAELTAGQPVSVTLPQS; this is encoded by the coding sequence ATGAGACGCACAGCCCTCATCATCCTTGCCGTCGTGGCGGTCGCCATCGGCGGGCTCTTTTTGCTGACGCGCTCCGGCGGCGATCAGGGTCTCGTGCCGGGCTATTTGGAGGCGGACCTGGTTCTGGTCGGTTCGGAAAAGAGCGGGCGCATCGAATCGCTCGAAGTCAAGGAAGGCGACACCGTCGCCAAGGGCGACCTGGTGTTCACCCTCGAAAGCTCGGAGCAGAAGGCCGAACTCGCAACCCGCAAGGCACGACTGGCCGAAGCCGAAGCGCGGCTTGGCGATGCAAAGGCCGAGCTGCAGCGTCCGCGCGAGATCGAGGTGCTGGAGTCGGCACTGGTGCGAGCCAAGGCCATGCAGACGAAGTCGCAGCTCAATCTCGATCGTATCCAGCAGCTCTATGAAAAGGGTTGGGTCTCCAAGGCGCAGCTTGATGACGCCGTGGCGCAGCACGACAGCAATCATGCGGCCGTAGAGGAAGCGGAACGGCGCATCGAAGCCGCCCATCTACCGGGCCGCTCCGGCGTGATCGAGGCGGCCAACGCAGCAGTCGCCGAGGCGCGATCCGCCTTGGACGAAACGGAAAAGAGTATCGCCAAGCGGAAGGTGTTCGCGCCGGCGGCTGGGTCTATCGAGGAAGTCTATTTCCGTCCGGGCGAAGTGGTGAATGCGGGCCAGGCCGTCGTGTCGCTGCTGCCGCCGGGGAATCTGAAGGTCCGTTTCTTCGTCTCCGAGGCGGACCGTGCGGGACTCCGCATTGGAGAGACTGTCGGCGTGTCCTGCGACGGCTGTCCGTCAGGGCTGACAGCGACCATCCGGTTCATTTCGCGCGATGCGGAATTCACGCCGCCGGTGATCTTTTCACGCGAGCAGCGCAAGAAGCTCGTGTTTCTCGTCGAGGCGTGGCCCGACGAGAAGACGGCGGAACTCACGGCCGGGCAGCCCGTCTCCGTCACGCTGCCGCAGAGCTAG
- a CDS encoding F0F1 ATP synthase subunit gamma, translated as MASLKELRNRIASVKATQKITKAMQMVAAAKLRRAQMAAEAARPYAERMEAVLSNLAEALKGLEGVGSPLMVGTGKDDVHLLVVCSSERGLCGGFNSSIVRKAREKVLQLTGQGKEVKILCVGKKGYDQLRRQFKAQIIDVIEFRGIKQLSFEHADQVGQKVRAMFEAGEFDVATLFYAEFKSVISQTPIAQQIIPASIPEGKESGVDLDGAIYEYEPEESEILADLLPLNITTQIFKALLENAASEQGARMSAMDSATRNAGEMIGKLTLNYNRTRQAQITKELIEIISGAEAL; from the coding sequence ATGGCCTCGCTAAAGGAGCTTCGGAACCGTATCGCCTCGGTTAAGGCGACCCAGAAGATCACCAAGGCCATGCAGATGGTGGCTGCGGCGAAGCTTCGCCGGGCGCAGATGGCAGCCGAAGCCGCGCGCCCCTATGCCGAGCGCATGGAGGCCGTGCTTTCGAACCTGGCAGAGGCTCTCAAAGGCCTCGAGGGCGTCGGCTCACCGCTGATGGTCGGGACCGGCAAGGACGATGTGCATCTCTTGGTGGTGTGCTCCTCCGAGCGCGGCCTTTGCGGCGGCTTCAACTCGTCGATCGTCCGCAAGGCGCGCGAGAAAGTGCTGCAACTGACCGGCCAGGGCAAAGAGGTCAAGATCCTCTGCGTCGGCAAGAAGGGCTACGACCAGCTTCGCCGCCAGTTCAAGGCGCAGATCATCGACGTCATCGAGTTCCGCGGCATCAAGCAGCTCTCCTTCGAGCATGCCGATCAGGTCGGACAGAAGGTCCGGGCCATGTTCGAGGCCGGCGAGTTCGACGTGGCGACGTTGTTCTACGCCGAGTTCAAGTCGGTCATCAGCCAGACCCCGATCGCCCAGCAGATCATTCCCGCCTCTATCCCCGAAGGAAAAGAGAGCGGCGTCGATCTGGACGGCGCGATCTACGAGTACGAGCCGGAGGAATCGGAGATTCTCGCCGATCTCCTGCCGCTCAACATCACGACCCAGATTTTCAAGGCGCTGCTTGAGAACGCCGCGTCGGAGCAAGGTGCTCGCATGAGCGCCATGGATAGCGCGACGCGCAATGCCGGCGAGATGATCGGCAAGCTGACGCTGAACTATAACCGGACCCGCCAGGCCCAGATCACCAAGGAGCTGATTGAGATCATCTCCGGTGCTGAGGCCCTCTAG
- a CDS encoding tyrosine recombinase XerC encodes MASKPQEGVYQGLAAIGTAPDVAAAVEAWLAYLTTERDLAAHTVEAYTRDLGQFLFFLGQHFGGAPDMAALLAVSARDARSFLAYRRSQDVGSRSLSRSLSALRMFFQFLERRGYGKNDAVRAVSMPKLPHAVPKLCPRRRATALMEGADIAAPDAPEWTLARDTAVLTLLYGSGLRISEALSLQVSGAPIKGRDTLRVLGKGNKTRVVPVLPVARAAVERYLDLCPKKLGPDDPLFIGVRGKRLSPRIIQLRVEKARAALGLPATATPHALRHSFATHLLGAGALRAIQELLGHASLSTTQGYTEVDRAHLLKAYESAHPRA; translated from the coding sequence ATGGCTTCGAAACCGCAAGAGGGGGTCTATCAGGGCCTCGCGGCGATCGGAACGGCGCCGGATGTGGCCGCCGCCGTCGAGGCTTGGCTTGCCTATCTCACTACCGAGCGCGATCTCGCCGCCCATACGGTCGAGGCCTATACGCGTGACCTCGGACAATTTCTGTTCTTTCTCGGCCAGCATTTCGGCGGGGCGCCGGACATGGCGGCGCTGCTGGCGGTGTCGGCCCGCGACGCGCGCTCCTTCCTTGCCTACCGGCGCAGCCAGGATGTGGGGAGCCGCAGCCTGTCCCGGTCGTTGAGTGCGCTGCGCATGTTCTTCCAGTTCCTGGAGCGGCGCGGCTACGGCAAGAACGATGCGGTCCGCGCCGTGTCCATGCCGAAGCTGCCCCATGCGGTGCCGAAACTCTGCCCGAGGAGAAGGGCGACCGCGCTGATGGAGGGGGCCGACATCGCCGCGCCCGACGCGCCGGAATGGACTCTCGCCCGCGATACCGCAGTTCTGACGCTGCTGTACGGGTCGGGCCTTCGCATTTCCGAGGCGCTGTCGCTGCAAGTCTCAGGCGCACCCATCAAAGGCCGCGATACGCTTCGCGTGCTTGGCAAGGGCAACAAGACCCGTGTCGTGCCGGTGCTGCCGGTCGCGCGCGCGGCGGTCGAGCGCTATCTCGATCTGTGTCCGAAGAAGCTGGGCCCCGACGATCCGCTCTTCATCGGCGTTCGCGGAAAAAGGCTCAGCCCACGAATCATCCAGCTTCGCGTGGAGAAAGCCCGGGCAGCACTGGGCCTGCCGGCGACGGCGACACCCCATGCGCTGCGCCATTCCTTCGCCACGCATCTGCTGGGCGCGGGCGCGTTGCGTGCGATCCAGGAGTTGCTCGGCCACGCCAGCCTGTCGACCACCCAGGGCTACACGGAGGTCGACCGCGCGCATCTCTTGAAGGCCTACGAGAGCGCTCACCCCCGGGCCTGA
- a CDS encoding F0F1 ATP synthase subunit epsilon, whose translation MPDPFKFELVSPEKLVFSGDVEQVLVPGAEGDMTILAKHAPLITTLRPGLLEIDFPDGKRQRFFARGGFAEVIPAGLTVLAERAIDLDELDPAQLSQDIADAEEDVADLSGEAKDKAQMTLEHLRQVQSALGA comes from the coding sequence ATGCCCGATCCGTTCAAGTTCGAACTGGTATCGCCTGAGAAGCTGGTGTTCTCGGGCGACGTTGAGCAGGTGCTCGTTCCGGGCGCCGAGGGCGACATGACCATATTGGCCAAGCACGCCCCGCTCATCACCACGTTGCGCCCTGGGCTGCTCGAGATCGACTTCCCGGACGGCAAGCGTCAGCGCTTCTTCGCCCGTGGCGGTTTCGCCGAAGTGATCCCGGCGGGCCTCACGGTTTTGGCGGAACGTGCGATCGACCTGGACGAACTCGATCCGGCGCAGCTCTCCCAGGACATTGCGGATGCCGAGGAAGACGTCGCCGACCTGTCGGGCGAGGCCAAGGACAAGGCTCAGATGACGCTTGAGCATCTCCGGCAAGTGCAGTCGGCTTTGGGCGCTTAG
- a CDS encoding ABC transporter ATP-binding protein, with translation MTKDIAIDVHGLTKKFGDRTVVHDLSLQVPKGEIYGFLGPNGSGKTTTLRLLCGLLTPDAGEGTCLGYNILTQQDEIRRHVGYMTQRFSLYTDLSIRENLEFVARVYGVPHPRQAAKEAIARLGLTGRAEQLAGELSGGWKQRLALGACILPNPQLLLLDEPTAGVDPKARREFWDEIHALAAEGITVLVSTHYMDEAERCHELAYIAFGDLLARGTAHDLITQSGLSTWIVTGPGLHDLAVQLEHREGIDMVAPFGNELHVSGRDRKKLDAAIVEAKRQDGAHRWRQGEPSLEDVFILLMDQSQDNFQ, from the coding sequence GTGACCAAAGATATCGCAATCGACGTCCATGGGCTGACGAAGAAATTCGGCGATCGGACGGTCGTGCACGATCTCAGCCTGCAGGTGCCGAAGGGCGAGATCTACGGCTTCCTGGGGCCCAACGGCAGCGGCAAGACCACGACCTTGCGTCTTCTCTGCGGCCTCCTCACACCGGATGCGGGTGAGGGGACCTGCCTCGGATACAACATCCTCACGCAGCAAGACGAGATCCGGCGGCATGTGGGCTACATGACGCAGCGCTTTAGTCTCTACACAGATCTTTCAATTCGCGAGAACCTGGAGTTCGTGGCGCGGGTCTATGGCGTTCCCCATCCCCGACAGGCCGCGAAGGAAGCGATCGCGCGCCTTGGCCTGACAGGGCGCGCGGAGCAGCTTGCCGGTGAGCTCTCGGGCGGGTGGAAGCAGCGCCTTGCGCTCGGTGCCTGCATTCTTCCCAATCCGCAACTCCTGCTGTTGGATGAGCCGACGGCCGGCGTCGACCCGAAGGCGCGGCGCGAGTTCTGGGACGAGATCCATGCGCTGGCGGCGGAAGGCATCACGGTGCTGGTGTCGACCCATTACATGGACGAGGCGGAGCGCTGTCACGAGCTTGCCTATATCGCGTTTGGAGACTTGCTGGCGCGAGGGACCGCGCACGACCTCATCACGCAATCGGGCCTCAGCACCTGGATCGTGACGGGTCCTGGCTTGCACGACCTTGCGGTCCAGCTCGAGCATCGCGAGGGGATCGACATGGTAGCGCCTTTCGGCAACGAGCTGCACGTATCGGGCCGCGATCGCAAGAAACTCGATGCCGCCATCGTGGAGGCCAAAAGGCAAGACGGCGCGCATCGTTGGCGGCAGGGCGAGCCGAGCCTCGAGGACGTGTTCATCCTGCTGATGGACCAGTCGCAGGACAATTTCCAATGA
- a CDS encoding TetR/AcrR family transcriptional regulator — protein MAKSSSTKSREENGAPRGRKGDRADEIVTAAFEEFTVKGYAGTRLEDVASRAKVSKGLPYLYFKTKEELFKAVVRSVLTPAFDEMRELMLASDLPSEDFLKGPFLAFLQDLVKSRRMLIARLLISEGHKHPELTRFYYDHVVSKGIAALRAFIDRGVERGELKPTGLHDFPQLLVAPALMAVTWRSCSRPMPISTPMSF, from the coding sequence ATGGCCAAAAGCAGCTCGACGAAGTCTAGAGAAGAGAACGGCGCCCCGCGCGGGCGCAAAGGCGACCGCGCGGACGAGATCGTGACGGCGGCTTTCGAGGAATTCACCGTCAAGGGCTACGCGGGCACGCGCCTGGAAGACGTGGCGTCCCGCGCCAAGGTATCGAAGGGCCTGCCCTATCTCTATTTCAAGACCAAGGAAGAGCTGTTCAAGGCCGTCGTCCGCAGCGTGCTGACTCCGGCGTTCGACGAGATGCGCGAATTGATGCTCGCCTCGGATTTGCCGAGCGAGGATTTTCTCAAGGGACCGTTTCTGGCATTCCTGCAGGACCTGGTGAAGTCGCGCCGCATGCTGATCGCGCGGTTGCTGATCAGCGAAGGGCACAAGCATCCGGAGCTCACCCGCTTCTATTACGACCACGTGGTCTCCAAGGGCATTGCCGCGCTGCGCGCCTTCATCGACCGGGGCGTTGAGCGCGGCGAGCTCAAGCCGACCGGCTTGCACGACTTTCCGCAATTGCTGGTGGCGCCGGCGCTGATGGCGGTGACCTGGCGCAGCTGTTCGAGGCCCATGCCCATCTCGACACCGATGAGCTTCTAA
- a CDS encoding divergent polysaccharide deacetylase family protein, with translation MPGIDRSTEEPLPEAPLPAIVEDSPYGPLPKVAADGSRPADVYARPSDYADVQGGPPRVAVLLNGLGVPGDQDGDIIKGLPPPVSLAYGAYGRGLQERVTEARTAGHEVFLAIPLEPNNYPTNDPGPHALLTTLPPKDNIKRLQWAMSRYAGYIGVTNYMGEKFQSDLGSVAPIFEELKRRGLVYLSDGSTDAAVTKRVASALELEYDVADVQLDAGGIDSQLAKLEAAAKENGAAIGVAKAAPGTVKRITDWAGSLESKGLVLVPVSAAVQARQQS, from the coding sequence GTGCCGGGGATCGACCGGTCGACGGAAGAGCCGCTGCCCGAGGCCCCGCTGCCGGCCATCGTCGAAGATTCACCCTACGGTCCTTTGCCGAAGGTCGCCGCGGACGGAAGCCGTCCGGCGGATGTGTACGCGCGTCCGTCCGACTATGCCGACGTGCAGGGCGGGCCCCCACGGGTCGCCGTGCTCCTCAACGGCTTAGGCGTGCCGGGGGATCAAGACGGCGACATCATCAAGGGGCTGCCGCCGCCTGTTAGTCTCGCATACGGCGCCTACGGGCGCGGGCTCCAAGAGCGAGTGACAGAGGCTCGCACGGCCGGGCACGAGGTCTTCCTCGCAATTCCCCTGGAGCCCAACAACTACCCGACGAACGATCCCGGCCCCCACGCACTTCTCACCACACTCCCCCCAAAAGACAACATCAAGCGCTTGCAATGGGCGATGTCGCGTTACGCCGGCTATATCGGCGTGACGAACTACATGGGTGAGAAATTTCAATCCGACCTCGGCTCTGTCGCCCCCATCTTCGAGGAACTCAAACGTCGGGGGCTCGTTTACCTGTCTGACGGCTCAACGGACGCCGCCGTGACGAAAAGGGTCGCTTCCGCCCTCGAACTCGAATACGACGTCGCCGACGTCCAGCTCGATGCTGGGGGTATCGACAGCCAGCTAGCCAAACTTGAGGCGGCAGCCAAGGAAAACGGGGCCGCCATCGGTGTCGCCAAGGCGGCGCCCGGCACCGTCAAGCGGATCACCGATTGGGCCGGATCGCTGGAAAGCAAGGGGCTTGTCCTCGTGCCGGTGAGTGCCGCCGTCCAGGCGCGGCAGCAAAGCTGA
- the atpA gene encoding F0F1 ATP synthase subunit alpha, with product MDIKAAEISAILKDQIKNFGQEAEVAEVGQVLSVGDGIARVYGLDNVQAGEMVEFADGTQGMALNLEIDNVGIVIFGDDRNIGEGDICKRTGNIVEAPVGKGLLGRVVDGLGNPIDGKGPIDATEMRRVDVKAPGIIPRQSVHEPMQTGLKAVDALIPVGRGQRELIIGDRQTGKTAIILDTILNQKSVNDRDDESQHLYCIYVAIGQKRSTVAQFVKVLEENGALPYSIVVAATASDPAPMQFLAPFTGCTMGEYFRDNGMHALVNYDDLSKQAVAYRQMSLLLRRPPGREAYPGDVFYLHSRLLERAAKLNAENGSGSLTALPVIETQANDVSAYIPTNVISITDGQIFLETDLFYQGIRPAVNVGLSVSRVGSSAQIKAMKQVAGKIKGELAQYREMAAFAQFGSDLDATTQKLLNRGARLTELLKQPQFSPLTVEEQVVSIYMGVNGYLDALSVSDIGRFEDEWLRYMHTEHQDLLDTIRDEKKISDESGDKLKAAADKFAKSFA from the coding sequence ATGGATATCAAAGCCGCCGAGATCTCCGCGATTCTCAAGGACCAGATCAAGAATTTTGGGCAGGAAGCCGAAGTGGCCGAGGTCGGCCAGGTGCTCTCCGTCGGTGACGGCATCGCCCGCGTCTACGGCCTCGACAATGTTCAGGCCGGTGAAATGGTCGAATTTGCCGACGGCACCCAGGGCATGGCCCTGAACCTGGAAATCGACAATGTCGGTATCGTGATTTTCGGCGACGACCGGAACATCGGCGAAGGCGACATCTGCAAGCGGACAGGCAACATCGTGGAAGCCCCGGTCGGCAAGGGCCTGCTCGGCCGCGTTGTCGACGGTCTCGGCAACCCGATCGACGGCAAGGGCCCCATCGATGCCACCGAAATGCGCCGCGTGGACGTGAAGGCGCCGGGCATCATCCCCCGCCAGTCCGTGCACGAGCCCATGCAGACCGGCCTCAAGGCCGTTGATGCGCTGATCCCGGTCGGCCGCGGCCAGCGCGAGCTGATCATCGGCGACCGTCAGACCGGTAAGACCGCGATCATTCTCGACACGATCCTCAATCAGAAGTCGGTCAACGATCGCGACGACGAATCCCAGCACTTGTATTGCATCTACGTGGCCATCGGCCAGAAGCGCTCGACCGTCGCGCAGTTCGTGAAGGTGCTCGAGGAGAACGGCGCGCTGCCCTACTCCATCGTTGTCGCCGCCACGGCGTCCGATCCGGCCCCGATGCAGTTCCTGGCGCCGTTCACCGGCTGCACCATGGGCGAGTATTTCCGCGACAACGGCATGCATGCCCTCGTCAACTACGACGATCTGTCCAAGCAGGCCGTTGCCTATCGCCAGATGTCGCTGCTGCTTCGCCGCCCGCCGGGACGTGAAGCCTATCCGGGCGACGTGTTCTACCTTCACTCGCGCCTGCTGGAGCGCGCGGCCAAGCTCAATGCCGAAAACGGTTCGGGCTCGCTGACCGCTCTGCCCGTCATCGAGACGCAGGCCAACGACGTGTCGGCCTATATCCCGACCAACGTGATCTCGATCACGGACGGCCAGATCTTCCTCGAAACCGACCTGTTCTATCAAGGCATCCGTCCTGCCGTGAACGTGGGCCTGTCCGTGTCCCGCGTGGGCTCCTCGGCCCAGATCAAGGCCATGAAGCAGGTCGCCGGTAAGATTAAGGGTGAGCTGGCCCAGTATCGCGAGATGGCGGCCTTCGCCCAGTTCGGCTCGGACCTCGACGCCACGACGCAGAAGCTGCTGAACCGCGGCGCGCGCCTGACCGAGCTGCTGAAGCAGCCGCAGTTCTCCCCGCTCACGGTCGAGGAGCAGGTCGTCTCCATCTACATGGGTGTGAACGGCTATCTGGACGCCTTGTCGGTGTCCGACATCGGCCGGTTCGAGGACGAATGGCTGCGCTACATGCACACCGAGCATCAGGATCTTCTCGACACCATCCGTGATGAGAAGAAGATCTCTGACGAGTCCGGCGACAAGCTGAAGGCCGCGGCCGACAAATTCGCCAAGTCCTTCGCGTGA